In the Spirochaetota bacterium genome, GCGCGTGCAAGTTTCCATGTCCTCGCCGGGATATACGAGGGGGCAAGCGGGTCGAGGGGATTGTCCCTGAATTCCTGCTGATAGAAACAGGATGTGATGAAGAGAAAAACAAAAGCGGAGTACAGCACTATCCATTGGTGAATGAACGTGAGCACGATAGCCCGGGAACGAAAGACCGGTCCTGAAATGGTGCTCTTCGGCATTGGCAACTCCGCTGTTTATAACCACACAATACAGCGGAAGTGATGTGTACGCAAGCGGCGGGATGACACCAAAAGCATCATGTAAGGAAAACTACATAGCGATGCTAATACTTTCCATAGGTGCGTGCCGTTTCCACCATGGCATGAAGGTTCTCGAACGGCGTGTCGCGTCCGCATTGATCGCCGGTGGAAAGAACGAATCGTCCGCCTTCGGCAGCGTCATCGATGGCTTTTTTGCTCGCGCGTATCACATCATCTTTGCTCCCTTTGAGCATGACATCGGTCGTGTGAAGATTGCCCTTCAGTGTCAGCTTTTTCCCATACTTCCGTTTCAGTTCCTTGAGATCGCAGTCCCCCATCGGCGCTATCTCAAGCGGGTCTATGATGGTAAGCCCGGTCTCTTCCGCCATGAGCTTGACGAGTTCGGCTTCCGGTCCGCAGGAATGGACATGGGTGGGTATACCTGCTTTTGTTGCCATTTCGATGACGCGCTTCACCGACGGCAGTGAGACCTTCCGTACCATCTCTACGGTGTTGAATACCAATGTGCCGGAACCGCCGACACAGATGAAATCCGGTCTTTCCTCAAGCGCGAGTATTCGGTTCATTCGTGCTTCTGCGCGCTGCACCCGCTCTTCCGCCCATGCTTCGTGTTTATCGGGGTTATCGTAATAGCGATATATGCCTGCTTCATCGCCGAATGCAGGGGTATTCGCTCCTCCCCATACACCGACGAGTCCCTGATCGCCCATGAGCTTTTTCACGCGTTTCAGCCCCTCGGGCCCGCGGTCGACCGGTTTTACTCCTTCCACCGGCTCAAATCGTGTCGGTGTCGCAGGGAGGTCTATCTTTTCCGGGGCGACATGCCCCGTCGGGGAATCGGCGCGATAGTACACGGAAACATAGTCCGCCCAGATGCGTTTGCCGTTCTCTTTCAGGCAGCGCTGTGTTACGATACGCTCGTCGTTCCTGAAGACGATGAAGGACTCCCAGGGGCGCTTATCCGTTTCTTCCTCAAAAACAAGGGGGAAATAGCCGTCCATGAGCGAATCGATATTGAAATGCTTCGCGCAGGCGATATACGCTTCCCATATAGGGATATCATTGTAAAGATAGAGGTCCCAGAATGGTTTGCCGGTGAGCCTTGCCGGGACCATATTTGAGAAATCCGGGGCCACCGGCACGCAGTCCGGTATCTCTCCCCGAAGTGTCTTCTGCAGGCGTTCTCGAGATGTCATCGTTTCCCTCCGGACTTGAATAATACGCCAATTATACATCCCTTTCGGCTCGTCGGCTACCGATGTGTTGATGTGAAATATGCCGTATTGACATGATATCCTCCTTGACAAAAAAAGCCGTTTTGTCGTATACTAATGAAGTAACCAAATATGCCCCCGTCGGGTACCACGGTCAACGGGGTCGAATTGCAAGGAAAATGAATGGTCGCTTCCCGCGAATTCCGCGCCGTACTGACAGTATTGATAGCGGCAGCGTCGGTCGCTTTCGGCGATACGATGATGTCCAACAATGGGCGCGATGACGGCGGCCGCTACTGGATCAATGCCTTCGGGGACATCATCGGTCCGAATAATTCCACGACGAGGCTCGTCTACGACATATACAGCTACAGTACGACGGCTACCAATAATCTTGGATCGATATACAAGACCGGTCCTGAAAGTTTCGGCGCGGTCATCGGTTTATGGAAGACGGAAACGCTGTTCTGGGACCGGTTTCAGGGTATCGTCACCTATACCGACAAGCTTATTTTCGATCTTGATTTTAAACTGGAATTCAGGGAGAACGGCAGGAAGACGCAATATTCACGGTATGTGCTTTGGAACAATTGTATCGACGGCCTGTGGCTGACACTCGGAAAGAAGGATATTTTTCAGATGGAGGGGGTGCTTTCCCTGCTTTCCGCCGAACCGACGAATCTGTCGTCGTATTATAAGAGTTCATATCCGCCGGATGTCGGCGAGAACGATGTGCACATTCGCGGCGATGAGATGAACGTGCTTGCGGGTGGCAAAGTGGATCTTGATTTCCTGAAAGTAGTGAACAACGAGGTGCTGAAATTTACCAAGACGACGCTCTCGTGGAGCATGCTGTCGCATTACGATATTTTTGCCCAGTCGGATATATTCCGCGGAAGTGCTTCATTGACCACGAATGCAGCGACGAACAATGTATACGGCGTCGATTACATTATCCTCGAGATCATGCCGTATAAATCGACGGATGGAAAGAACTTCTCCGCATTCTACGGCGGCTCGATCGATTTTG is a window encoding:
- a CDS encoding uroporphyrinogen decarboxylase family protein — protein: MTSRERLQKTLRGEIPDCVPVAPDFSNMVPARLTGKPFWDLYLYNDIPIWEAYIACAKHFNIDSLMDGYFPLVFEEETDKRPWESFIVFRNDERIVTQRCLKENGKRIWADYVSVYYRADSPTGHVAPEKIDLPATPTRFEPVEGVKPVDRGPEGLKRVKKLMGDQGLVGVWGGANTPAFGDEAGIYRYYDNPDKHEAWAEERVQRAEARMNRILALEERPDFICVGGSGTLVFNTVEMVRKVSLPSVKRVIEMATKAGIPTHVHSCGPEAELVKLMAEETGLTIIDPLEIAPMGDCDLKELKRKYGKKLTLKGNLHTTDVMLKGSKDDVIRASKKAIDDAAEGGRFVLSTGDQCGRDTPFENLHAMVETARTYGKY